A window from Halopelagius inordinatus encodes these proteins:
- the rdfA gene encoding rod-determining factor RdfA, with product MSTEGNNSSATGRGSKVRRLIGEYGLDGEGERLESYWTTDGEDRRSLRELADYFNRRLLRATMESAGMNPLDGEVENTYRLLTDDDVSRGMQTQARQTLEREGVDVEGLRSDFVSHQAIHTYLTKYRDVSQQEQTDVDRVEKGSETIQRLRSRTSAVSENIVENLSGTDRIDLGDFEVLVDVRVFCRDCGTQYDVQELLDRGGCDCGGDIVAGAGEDADSDGDLDADSNPDAETNLDSDADE from the coding sequence ATGAGTACTGAAGGGAACAATTCGTCCGCCACTGGACGGGGGAGCAAGGTCCGGCGGCTCATCGGAGAGTACGGACTCGACGGGGAGGGTGAACGCCTCGAATCGTATTGGACGACCGACGGCGAAGACAGGCGCAGTCTTCGCGAACTCGCCGACTACTTCAACCGCCGTCTCCTCCGCGCGACGATGGAGTCTGCGGGCATGAACCCGCTCGACGGCGAAGTAGAGAACACGTACCGTCTCCTGACGGACGACGACGTGAGTCGCGGGATGCAGACGCAGGCGCGACAGACCCTCGAACGAGAGGGAGTCGACGTGGAGGGACTTCGGTCGGATTTCGTCTCTCACCAGGCGATTCACACCTACCTCACGAAGTATCGCGACGTCAGCCAGCAAGAACAGACAGACGTCGACAGAGTAGAGAAGGGCTCGGAGACGATTCAACGTCTCCGCAGTCGGACGTCGGCCGTCTCCGAAAACATCGTCGAGAACCTCTCGGGAACCGATCGAATCGACCTCGGCGACTTCGAGGTGCTCGTCGACGTCCGCGTGTTCTGTCGCGACTGCGGCACTCAGTACGACGTTCAGGAACTCCTCGACCGAGGCGGATGCGACTGCGGCGGCGACATCGTCGCTGGCGCGGGCGAAGACGCTGATTCGGACGGCGACCTGGACGCGGACTCGAACCCAGATGCGGAGACGAATCTGGACTCAGACGCGGACGAATAA
- a CDS encoding archaea-specific SMC-related protein, with protein MSSAQSTETTARLHVENIGGISETTVELEPGVTALSGRNATNRTSLLQAIMAALGSERASLKGDAAEGSVTLTIGDRTYSRTLKRRGDTVVTDGDPYLEDSTLADLFAFLLETNESRQAVARGDDLRELIMRPIDTDAIQTEVERLETEKRKLDRKIDDLDSLDGRLPELEQRRTELRSQIQEKRDELEAKEREIEEADANIEQSREDRNELEDKLDEVKNARSSLEDVRYDLDAEAESIEALRDERTELQEERADIPDELDDGTAIQSEISDLRDRMQTLDSTVNELQTVIQFNEDMLEGTSADVAEALRDGQGHDHGSVTDALVEEDSVVCWTCGTQVETSQIESTIDRLRDLRREKLDQRNDVRSHIDELEDERAELDTLRRRREKLDDRIESIEAELDRRQNRREELKSRRDELSASIEDLEIEVDELEERDYGDVLERHREANQLEFEIGRLESDVEDVEDEMTEVESRLEERDDLEQRRDEVSEQLGELRTRIERIEREAIEQFNSHMDTVLDILDYANLDRIWIERTEKTVREGRRKVDRSVFDMHIIRSSDDGASYEDTIDHLSESEREVTGLVFALAGYLVHEVHETVPFMLLDSLEAIDSERIAQLIDYISDHADYTVAALLPEDAAAVSDEYERVTEI; from the coding sequence ATGAGTTCTGCGCAGTCCACAGAAACGACCGCCCGACTTCACGTCGAAAACATCGGCGGAATCTCGGAGACCACGGTCGAACTCGAACCCGGCGTCACCGCGTTGTCTGGGCGAAACGCGACGAACCGAACCTCTCTCTTGCAGGCGATCATGGCGGCACTCGGAAGCGAACGCGCGTCTCTGAAAGGCGACGCTGCGGAGGGGTCTGTCACGCTCACCATCGGCGACCGGACGTACTCGCGAACGCTGAAGCGACGCGGAGACACCGTCGTCACCGACGGTGACCCGTACCTCGAAGACTCGACGCTCGCAGATCTCTTTGCGTTCCTCTTGGAGACGAACGAGTCCCGACAGGCCGTCGCGCGGGGCGACGACCTTCGAGAACTCATCATGCGGCCTATCGACACCGACGCGATTCAGACCGAAGTCGAGCGTCTCGAAACCGAGAAACGGAAACTCGACCGAAAGATAGACGACCTCGATTCGCTCGACGGGCGCCTCCCGGAACTCGAACAGCGACGGACCGAACTGAGGTCCCAGATTCAGGAGAAACGCGACGAACTGGAGGCCAAAGAACGGGAGATAGAGGAGGCGGACGCGAACATCGAACAGTCTCGCGAGGACCGAAACGAGTTAGAGGACAAACTCGACGAGGTCAAGAACGCGCGTTCGAGCCTCGAAGACGTCCGATACGACTTAGACGCCGAAGCCGAGAGTATCGAAGCGCTTCGCGACGAACGGACCGAACTGCAGGAAGAACGCGCCGATATCCCCGACGAACTCGACGACGGAACGGCCATCCAGTCCGAGATATCCGACCTCCGCGACCGGATGCAGACGCTCGATTCGACCGTCAACGAACTCCAGACGGTCATCCAGTTCAACGAAGACATGCTGGAAGGGACGAGCGCGGACGTGGCCGAGGCGCTTCGAGACGGACAGGGACACGACCACGGGTCGGTCACGGACGCACTCGTCGAGGAAGACAGCGTCGTCTGTTGGACGTGCGGAACGCAGGTCGAGACGTCGCAGATAGAATCGACCATCGACCGCCTGCGTGACCTCCGCCGCGAGAAACTCGACCAGCGAAACGACGTGCGTTCGCACATCGACGAACTGGAGGACGAACGCGCCGAACTCGACACCCTGCGGCGACGGCGAGAGAAACTCGACGACCGAATCGAGAGCATCGAGGCCGAACTCGACCGACGGCAGAACCGCCGCGAGGAGTTGAAGTCCCGACGCGACGAACTGTCGGCCAGCATCGAGGACCTCGAGATCGAAGTCGACGAACTCGAAGAACGCGACTACGGCGACGTACTCGAACGCCACCGCGAGGCGAACCAGTTGGAGTTCGAGATCGGTCGCTTAGAGAGCGACGTCGAGGACGTCGAAGACGAGATGACGGAGGTCGAATCGCGCCTCGAAGAACGCGACGACCTCGAACAACGCCGCGACGAGGTTTCGGAGCAACTCGGGGAACTCCGGACTCGAATCGAGCGGATCGAACGCGAGGCGATAGAGCAGTTCAACTCCCACATGGATACGGTCCTCGACATCCTCGACTACGCCAACCTCGACCGCATCTGGATCGAACGGACGGAGAAGACCGTCCGAGAGGGACGGCGCAAAGTCGATAGGTCGGTCTTCGACATGCACATCATCCGCAGTTCCGACGACGGTGCGTCTTACGAGGATACCATCGACCACCTCTCCGAGAGCGAACGCGAAGTGACCGGACTGGTGTTCGCGTTGGCCGGCTATCTCGTTCACGAGGTTCACGAGACGGTGCCGTTCATGCTTTTGGACTCCCTCGAAGCGATAGACTCGGAGCGCATCGCACAACTCATCGACTACATCAGCGACCACGCCGACTACACCGTCGCCGCACTCCTCCCCGAGGACGCCGCGGCGGTCAGCGACGAGTACGAACGCGTCACCGAAATCTGA